TCGCCCGGCCATGTGGTGGCTGTGGCCTCTGGCCGTCTCTCTTGCTGTGGTGTCCCCTGTGGGGATGAGCAGAGTCTCTGGGGGCGCCCCCCTGCGCCCCGGCAGGCACAGAGCCGAGGCCCCCGAGCAGCATAGCCGGCCCAAGAGAGGCGCCCAGGACGAGCAGGAGAAGGGGCTGCAGCAGCACGTGCCTGAGGAGTGGGCAGAGCGCCCCCCGCCCCTGCACCCCGCTGGTCTGCCGCCCACCAAGCCCTTGgccaccagcccccacccagaGGTGGATGGGGGAAGCCCGGGCAGCGGGTCAGAGCCCTGGGGCAACCTGACGGGGACGCCGGGGCAGAGGCTGAAGATGGAGAACCCCCTGTACCCGGTGACTGAGGGCTCCTACGGTGCCTATGCCACCCTGCTGCTGGCCCTGGTGGTGTTCGCCGTGGGCATCGTGGGCAACCTGGCCGTCATGTGTGTCGTGTGGCACAGCTATCACCTGAAGAGTGCCTGGAACTCCATCCTCGCCAGCCTGGCCCTCTGGGACTTCCTGGtcctcttcttctgcctccctgtcGTCATCTTCAATGAGATCACCAAGCAGAGGTTGCTGGGGGACATCTCATGCCGGGCTGTGCCCTTCGTGGAGGTGAGTGTGAGTCCTAGTGGGCAGCAGAGGTGGGTGTGAGGGCGGGCCAGGCCCCAGGCGCCTGGAGTGCTGTCCTGCTTCCTCTCCTCCAAACTGGGCAAGGGCACGAGTGGTGTGGCGTTGCTTCCCGGTAGCTCCCGGCTGAAGTTGGCCggccaggggctgagggcaggagTGCGGGGCCCTGGGTCCCGGCTCCGCCTGGCTTCTCAGTGCGGGCAGCTCAGGGTCGGTCTCGCCCCCTTCGCCTGTGCCCTGTGCTCTCTGCTGCCTGCCTTAACCCTGCGCCATCTTTCCACCAAGGAAACTGCTCTGCCCTTCGTGTCTCCTTCTCCGTCCCGTACCCACTGCCGCCCAGCACTCACAGCCCCTTCTTTACCCTCAATATCCTGCCCCCAAATGCAGTGTATGCAGGGACACCCCCACTCCTACAGCCCGCAGCTCACTCAGCGTCCACTCCCCGTGCACGCGAGGGCCTTCCTCACTGACCGCGTCACGCTGCCGCTGCGCCAGGCCCTGCTAAGTCCTGCGGGGAAGGGAAGCCCTGGTCTTGTgctggagctgggggaggggctctcATGCCAGTCGAGTCACTGACACCGGGTGTCACTGGGCGTCTCACATCTCCCCAGTTTCCTGACCTCCCAACCAGGGAGGTGGACCGGACGGTCCTTCCCACTGGCCTCGTCTGCAGCCTGCAAGTGTCCCCCTGGCCTCAGCTCCGGGAACTGCCAGGTTAAGACCAGCGAGCGCATGGGTGCTGGTGGGCGTGTGGGTCACAGAGACGGCTGCAAAAGTACACTGATACACGCATGTGCGACACATAGCAGGGCCACATGCCTGTAAGGAGCACACGGAAAGTGGCCTGTGAGCCTTGGCCAGGTGGGGTGTAGTCACGAGGCCCCAGCCCACTGAGGTCTCCCTGCGAAGGCTGAGTGATGGTGTGTGACCTGGCACGTGCCTGGGAGGAGGGTGGGCCAGGCCTGGGCATGGGGCCGCTGGGGCTCTTCCCAGTTCTGTGCCCTCCCTGTGCATTAGCGGGGACTTTGTATTTGGAGAGTCTCTGAGGCTCAGCGGCTGGCACAGCCCTTGCCTGTCCTTCCCAACCCCGGGAGCCCCCCGGAGCGGCCCCAAGGCCTCAGACCTGAAAGCAGACCCTCCAGGGGATGGCCTTTGAATCGTAGCCATGGTCCCTGCTCAGTACTCAGGTGAGCGGTGACAGCTTGCGCACCGGACTTTGGAACCAAGCAGACAGAGTAGCGCAGGCCCTGCCCcaccagctgagtgaccttgtAAGTTACTTTTCCTGTGCAaaccccaatttcctcatctgtaaattgggggtgATAACATAATAATCATAGCTATGTGAATGCATTCTTGAAGGAGGAAGTGGCACTTAGAAGTAAGTAGCTCCCCGTGCAGTGGTCCTTACGGGGAGCAGGCTAAGCGGGAGGGGAGCAGGGCGACACATGTTTGCATGTGGCTGCCTGGCCAGTCAGCGAAAGCCCGGCCCGGCCTGACTGTGGGTCTCAGCACGCCGGGACAAAGGCTCTGGCGTGGACTCTCCTGGGCCGCCGGCCACACTTCCTGGGAGGGACAGAGGTCATCCAGGAGCTGGcagagccccacccccaggctgggTGATGGGGCGGGAGTCAAGGGACAAAGCCCAGGGCCCCTGAGCCATTTATGGGGGTCTTAGGGATAGCGGGGTGTTCTGTGAGATGCAGGAGAGCTGGTGTTTCTGTCCAAGCCCGAGGATGCTCCTGCAGGGCCAGGGGCATCTCACCAAGGACATGCAGGGACACAACTAATAAGGGGGGATTGTGTCCCCAGCTGGAGAGGAAAGAGGGTGGACAGAAGGGGGATCTGAGCACAGTCCCTGTGTGGTCGCAgctcttctctctttattctctctggcaCTTTCTCCCCACTGTCCTGGCAGCTTCCTCTGGGTTCACAGGGCGGCTTCCCTGTGGGCTCAGTGACAGCTCGCAGGGAGGGTGGGCCCAGGCCGCTTCCCCACACAGCCAGGCCTGGGCTTCCCCACAGAGGGCGAGCGTGTGCGTGCGTGTAAGCTGTGTCCCTGAGACCACTCACTCTGCACAGGACGGGGGCAGGAATGGGAGCACCTGCAAAGACCAGAACTTCCGAGTCTGTCTTGAATGCCTAGAGCCGCTTCCCAAGTCTCAGGGAGCCCTGTGGGGCCCACAGTCCCCCCGCCGAGAGGCCCCGAGTGGTGGGAAGTCAGGGCCCTGCTGCGAGTGGCCCTCACCTCTGCCACCCCCAGGTCACTGGTCCTGCCCGAGGACACTCTTCTTGTGAAGGGGGTCCCTTGGGAGGACCTGATGACACAGGAAGCGCCTGGCTCACCGCCCAACCCCAGCAGCCAGGCGTCTTCCGCCGCTGGTCTGACCACGGCTTCCCCTCCCCCGGGTCTCGCCCAGGTCTCCTCCTTGGGGGTCACGACCTTCAGCCTCTGCGCCCTGAGCATCGACTGCTTCCACGTGGCCACCAGCACGCTGCCCAAGCTGCGGCCCATCGAGCGGTGCCAATCCATCCTGGCCAAGCTGGCTGTCATCTGGGTGGGCTCCATGACACTGGCCGTCCCCGAGCTCCTGCTGTGGCAGCTGGCACGGGAGCCGGGCCCCAGCACGGGCACCGTGGACTCGTGCATCATGAAGCCCTCGGCCAGCCTGCCTGAGTCCCTCTACTCGCTGGTGATGACCTACCAGAATGCACGCATGTGGTGGTTCTTCGGCTGCTACTTCTGCCTGCCCATCCTCTTCACGGTCACCTGCCAGCTGGTGACGTGGCGCGTGCGTGGCCACCCGGGGAGGGAGCCGCCGTGCCGGGCGGGCAAGCACCAGCAGGGTGAGAGGCAGCTCAACAGCAGCGTGGTGGGGCTGACCGTGGTCTATGCCCTCTGCACCCTCCCGGAGAACGTGTGCAACGTGGTCCTGGCCTACCTGTCTCCCGGGCTGACCCGCCAGACGCTGGGCCTCCTGGGCCTCATCCAGCAGTTCTCTGTCTTCTCCAAGGGGGCCGTCACCCCCGTGCTGCTGCTGTGCGTGTGCAGGCCGCTGGGCCAGGCCTTCCTGgactgttgctgctgctgctgcgagGCCTGTGGGCGGGGGGCGGCCACCGGCGCCGACAGCAAGCTCAAGACGGAGATGTCGTCGTCCATCTACTTCCACAAGCCCAGGGAGTCGCCCCCGCTCCTGCCCCTGGGCACGCCGTGCTAAGGCCAGGCCCCACGGGAGGCCT
Above is a window of Rhinolophus sinicus isolate RSC01 linkage group LG12, ASM3656204v1, whole genome shotgun sequence DNA encoding:
- the GPR37L1 gene encoding G-protein coupled receptor 37-like 1, with the translated sequence MFRLAQWPEQVASEAPGPDVLLSWGPEEECSGGSTESSVSSRGPCPACGRRGGRERLEATGAGWRSQTPDWGRTKRPAASLESTGHWVPGPYLLSVGQLPPARPAMWWLWPLAVSLAVVSPVGMSRVSGGAPLRPGRHRAEAPEQHSRPKRGAQDEQEKGLQQHVPEEWAERPPPLHPAGLPPTKPLATSPHPEVDGGSPGSGSEPWGNLTGTPGQRLKMENPLYPVTEGSYGAYATLLLALVVFAVGIVGNLAVMCVVWHSYHLKSAWNSILASLALWDFLVLFFCLPVVIFNEITKQRLLGDISCRAVPFVEVSSLGVTTFSLCALSIDCFHVATSTLPKLRPIERCQSILAKLAVIWVGSMTLAVPELLLWQLAREPGPSTGTVDSCIMKPSASLPESLYSLVMTYQNARMWWFFGCYFCLPILFTVTCQLVTWRVRGHPGREPPCRAGKHQQGERQLNSSVVGLTVVYALCTLPENVCNVVLAYLSPGLTRQTLGLLGLIQQFSVFSKGAVTPVLLLCVCRPLGQAFLDCCCCCCEACGRGAATGADSKLKTEMSSSIYFHKPRESPPLLPLGTPC